The Tigriopus californicus strain San Diego chromosome 10, Tcal_SD_v2.1, whole genome shotgun sequence region CTGTGAATGGGCTCAAAGCTCCTAAAGACGAGAAGAGAGAGGAACGAACTCGCCGGAAaacattgggaaaaaatcTATGAGTACGACGACCACATTTTCTTGGGCAGCCAGCAGCACTGGCCATGAGCGGAGAGTGACTGACCAGCGATCAAGGCTGCTCGTCTGTGGCCCCGGCCCCTGTTCTCCTTGCGCCGTCGCCATCAGTTGAAGGGATCGACCCAGTGACCGATCGAGTATACGCCGATCCCAAGAACTGAAATCGACCTNNNNNNNNNNNNNNNNNNNNNNNNNcccccccccctccctcccttcgtCCTGTTTGGCTTGCGTGTTCATCTCTTTTCCGTGAACTCATAGAACCGGGCCATCTAACCTACTTACTATCTATCTATTTATcgtggtggtggcggtggtggtgctAGTGGAGGTGAGCCTACAGAAATACATACTCGCACACAGACCTACACGCATGTGTTAAGTGGATACAGATACACACACACGCAGCCTCAAACCGACTGACCGTCAGACAGACGGACAGACAAACAGACCCACATACGCAGGGTGATTGATTGCGCTGTTGGAAAGGAAGCCGGATTATCCGACCCTCCCGCGGGTCCCAATCAAAACAAGGCAGGAACGGGCAGGAACGCCCCGTACGCAAATCCGGAAAGAAAACACCTTTGCCGGCTTAATCGCGCGAGTCGGGAGAAGCCCTGGGCTCGTTAGCGGCGAGCATCGACCCTAGGCCCACTTCATCGTGGGGGGCGTGTCTACCGGAACACCGGGTGTGGCTCGACCATGGCGGGTGTTTTTGACATCGATATTGACGACGTGAATGCGGGAGGCGCCACGGGCAAACCGCTGACCGCTCACGAGGCCTCTGACGAAGATGAGCCGGATAATATGCTGGATCTCAAGGACGGCCAGATCTCGGAGCCCATGGACATGAAGGAACTGAACGAGAGTCTGATGCGCGCACCGGGCGTAGAGAAGGTGGATGTCACCGAGCGGGTGGTCAGCTTGTCGCGCTCGGGCAAGAAAGCCGGCCCGCAAGACTTTGAGTTGCGCAAGGTCTTGGGCAAAGGCGGCTACGGAAAGGTGTTTCAAGTGCGGAAGATCACGGGCGAAGATCAGgggaaaatatttgccatGAAAGTGCTGAAAAAAGCCACCATTGTCAGGTAGGACCAAGAGTGGGGCAGGACTCGTGAAGAGGCGGCTGGGTAGAGGAGGAGAGGCATGGGCATGGTTGAGTGAATACAGGATATGAGACATGTTTGTTTGGCTTGCAGAAACCAGAAGGATACGGCTCATACCAAGGCTGAACGAAATATCTTGGAAGAGGTAAAGCATCCCTTTATCGTGGACTTGATATACGCTTTCCAGACGAAAGGGAAACTCTACTTGATCCTCGAATACTTGAGTGGAGGTGAGCTCTTTATGCATTTGGAGCGCGAAGGCATCTTCCTGGAGGATACAGCATGTTTCTACGTGGCTGAGATCACTCTCGCTTTGGAGCATCTGCACAAACAGGGCATTATCTACAGGTAGGAGGACGTCGTCTTGCCTCACGTTTTGGTGGGATCTATTAATATAAATCTATGGGTGATTATTTATCACAACAATTAACGGCAACGACCTACTCATTCATTCCCAACAGAGACTTGAAGCCGGAAAACATTCTTTTGGATGCCAAAGGCCATGTGAAACTAACCGACTTTGGGCTGTGCAAGGAATCGATCGATGAACATTCAGTCACGCACACGTTTTGCGGCACCATCGAGTACATGGCCCCAGAGATCCTCACCCGCTCAGGCCATGGCAAGGCTGTGGATTGGTGGTCACTCGGCGCCTTGATGTACGACATGCTCACGGGTGCCCCCCCGTTCACGGCCGAGAATCGGAAGAAGACCATAGAGAAGATTCTCAAAGGAAAGCTAAACTTGCCCCCATACCTCACCCCCGAGGCCCGCGACCTCATCCgaaagttcctcaagcgacAGGTGTCGGTCCGATTGGGGAGTGGGCATGCGGATGCCGAGCCCATCAAGGAACACGCTTATTTCAAGCACATCAATTGGAGCGACGTGATCGAGAGGAAACTCAAACCCCCATTTGAGCCTCTTTTGACCAGCGAAGACGACGTATCGCAATTTGACACCAATTTCACCAAGCAAACCCCTGTGGATTCACCCTGTAACAACAGCTTAAGCGAGAGTGTTAATCTAGTGTTCCAAGGGTAAGTTACCCGGCTTTTTTGCGCCACCCTCTTGCTTGAACGAGGAAACTTGGAATGTTATTCCATTTCATATGATTCGTCTCATTTGGTTTCAGTTTCACCTATGTTGCACCCAGTGTACTGGAAGACATGCACAGTCTAGATTTTAGGCCACGGTaagttatttcatttttatattttcccTCCCTACGCTGATTGCTCTTGATGTTCATATGCGGATTTGGTTCCTTCCAGATCGATGTCCCGACGTATTCGCCGTCCTCATACATCTGGAGGTCCCTGCATACCTGCAGTTGCCGAAGCCATGGAATGTGATGAGAGTTCAATGGACACCACAGCTTCGGCCCAAAACCCGCACTAGCTCAATTTTGTGACCaccctttttcttcaaattttccttTGCTGAGAAGATTGACCCAGTGGTGAGGAAGTTGTCGTCTCTGCTTCCCTTCCTCCCCACTCGTACTGACCACGCCCCCTAATTGATGCGATAATGCCTTCCTGattaagaatattttgataatAGCAGTACGACGGGCGAAGAAAACTGACAATAGTAGTGAAGTGGTTTAATAGTGTTCAAACCCCGAAATATCACCGCTCAAccacaacagcaacaagaCCTAAACATCGCCTTCACCCGCAAACCAGCCACCAttaccatcaccatcaccaacaaCTAACCAACTATAAGTTCATCCCCAGACCATCCGTGGTTGACAATCATCTCATCGTGGTCGGGAACACAGCTTGGTTCAGTTTTCATGCAAAGATATCGTTACTAAAAAATCGTTTTGtacattttaatgaaaaaaaacctcgtcCAGAACAAAGCCGATTCGAGTACTTTGGGGAGCCGATTGACGATGGGTGACATGTAGCGGCATTTTCTTGGCTGCATAGAGAACTCGCATGATTACGATTCTTATCTTCATCTCAATTCACTTGAGCTATTGGTGTTCGTGCACATGAGGAACGAGATTCGAATTGACTAGAACTCGAAACTTGGAGACGCACTTCGAACCTACGGTAGTTGTCAAGAGAGATGTTCAAATCGTTGGTGATTATTCTAGATCAAACTAATCGACCCAAGTCTAAACTGTAGATCGACACTGACATCAATGTGCTTCATAACGATATCAATGCACTTCTTGTGTCACAAGCTCCTTTCTCAATAGATgtatttccaatttccaaatcaagcatACATTTTTCGGGTTTGTATGGCAGAGACATTTTTCTTATGTCATTACCAATGGAAATCTAAGCCCAGTTTTTTGAAGCCAAGgaatgaatcttagatcgaggaAAGGTCGTACCATACTACACAAgatggatcttttctcgaacTAAAATTTACTCCTAgatccttggctttaaaaacctGGCTGTAGTAGTTCCAATAGATCCCTGCTCATGTTAaacggatgtacggtacagcagggcTGTAGTAGTTCCAATAGATCCCTGCTCATGTTAAAACTTGATTTTATCACATCTTTTCATCTAGCAAGGAATCATTACCGAGGAAAGTCTTGTAAGGTCCTTTCATTCACCTTTACACATGTGGACGAAActccttcaaaatatttgctatTACGAGGACTACGTACGTAGATGCCTTCATGAGCGTCCTTTTAGCTTTCATAAGCCCGTGTGTGTATTTGTGGAAACGCAACCTCGTCCTTACACTAACACCATCATCTTGATAGCCTCTAAAGTCAACAAGGCACGAAAAACTGTTCAATCGTGAGTGTGTCCCCCGATTAAGTTCATTGAACCATGTTTGCCTTCCGCAACGCATCCCGTCAAATCTCATGCGGGCTTCCGATTCTGGCGGGTAGACGGTGGCAATCCTCTTTAGGTTCGGCCACCTTCACCGAACTCCCCGAAACACATCAAATGCTCAAAGATACGTGTCGTCAATTCGCCGAGGCTGAGCTTTGGCCCATTGCCGGAGAGATTGACAAGACCCAGGCCTTTCCCACTAAACAGGTGAAAGCAATGGGTGACCTTGGGCTCATGGGTATCGACGTGCCGGAGGAGTTGGGTGGGTCAGGTTTGGATGCCTTGGCCTACGCTGTGGCCATGGAGGAAATCTCCAGAGGTTGTGCCTCATGCGGTGTCATTATGAGTGCTCATAATTCGTTGTATATAGGGTATGATAGGCGCTACCGTCGGTCAAGACCATTGGATAAACTTTGGTCTATTTTCAggcctttgaaatattttgggaaTTCAGCTCAACACGAGAAATATATTGCTCCTTTCGTGGATGGATCCAAAATTGGTTGTTTCTGTTTGTCGGAACCCGGAAATGGTAGCGATGCCGGAGCGGCCTCTACCACTGCCAAAGATGAAGGCGATTCGTGG contains the following coding sequences:
- the LOC131888369 gene encoding ribosomal protein S6 kinase beta-1-like, whose product is MAGVFDIDIDDVNAGGATGKPLTAHEASDEDEPDNMLDLKDGQISEPMDMKELNESLMRAPGVEKVDVTERVVSLSRSGKKAGPQDFELRKVLGKGGYGKVFQVRKITGEDQGKIFAMKVLKKATIVRNQKDTAHTKAERNILEEVKHPFIVDLIYAFQTKGKLYLILEYLSGGELFMHLEREGIFLEDTACFYVAEITLALEHLHKQGIIYRDLKPENILLDAKGHVKLTDFGLCKESIDEHSVTHTFCGTIEYMAPEILTRSGHGKAVDWWSLGALMYDMLTGAPPFTAENRKKTIEKILKGKLNLPPYLTPEARDLIRKFLKRQVSVRLGSGHADAEPIKEHAYFKHINWSDVIERKLKPPFEPLLTSEDDVSQFDTNFTKQTPVDSPCNNSLSESVNLVFQGFTYVAPSVLEDMHSLDFRPRSMSRRIRRPHTSGGPCIPAVAEAMECDESSMDTTASAQNPH